From the Debaryomyces hansenii CBS767 chromosome F complete sequence genome, the window TATGTGTTTCAAAAAATGTAATGCCAATAAACCAATAACCAGTGGTACTTTAGATTCAAGCGAAGAGCAATGTTTAACTAATTGTTTGAATAGATTCTTGGATACTAATATTAAAGTTGTTCAAGCTTTACAAGGTGCtcaaaaataatcaatGATAGTTtgaatgaatatttatttacaatttatatatcCTGTATCATTAGGTGTTTTTATATAGTTTTAACCCAGT encodes:
- a CDS encoding DEHA2F00836p (similar to uniprot|P57744 Saccharomyces cerevisiae YJR135W-A TIM8 Mitochondrial intermembrane space protein mediating import and insertion of polytopic inner membrane proteins), which translates into the protein MSQISQTALASLDESSRKDIMQFIESENSKSKVQMSIHNFTDMCFKKCNANKPITSGTLDSSEEQCLTNCLNRFLDTNIKVVQALQGAQK